The nucleotide sequence TTCTCTTATTTTGGTTGCTTTTTTTCCGGgacgatttgtcattttgtgtgatCTTGAACATTTGAATGCTAGTTCTGATGGGCCGTGCTCGGCTGTTAGCAACCGTTCCACGAGTTTGCTTGGATTGGAATTTGATAGGATGATTCTGATATTTGGATCGGATCGGTTGCCTTTGTCACTAGTTAACGATCCGACGAGGTCTAGTATTGAGTTTGGGTTTTTTGCTTGTACCGATTGAGCAACATGCTGTTCTAAAGTTTTGTTTCTCGTGTGATTTTAATAGGTTGAAGAATCGGCGTGTAGAGATGGCGGGGACCGTTTTCACTCCCTCGCTGGAAGGAATGAAGCATGTCAAGTCAGAGAATGGAGTAATATTAACAAAGCCATTTCTTGATGTGTGCAAGCTTATTCTGCCAGTTCTAGGTAATTGGCTCGTTCTGCTCGTCTATTTATGCCTTATCATCATTTTCACCTATGGTAAGTGTCTAGTTAAAGCTGGTTATGTTGTTCTTGGAAAGACACGGACCTGATTCTGATGAGAGTTTTGCAAGAAATTCATCACAGATATTGAACAGGCTGTAAGGAGAACATCCATATACTGATCTTCATTTATGTTGTAATTTGTCTACTTGAGCACAATGGCTTTTATCTATGTTGTGTGACTTTTAGGTACTCACTAATATTTGTTCGGTTGTTCAGGATGCCCCATTTTCTTTACCTAAAAACTTTGCTCAATTTGATCCTCTAAGCGACTGGCATATGCTTTACAGTAGAAATCATGGACCGATAAGAAAACAACATAATAAAAGCTTGAGCATCAGCAAATCCACCATGCTTTACTGTAGTGATCCTTAGTTATTCCTTTGCATAACATAATACACTTTTATATCATATAAATCCTGTTCTTAGAATAGAAATTCTGCTACTTCTCTAAGCTCTGTGTGAAAGCAATTTATTAACTCCAACAACTTTATTCTCTTGGAACTTATTGACAAGGGTTTGTCTGCTTACCAAATATTTTGAGGCATCAATCTTCTTAatgttgattcttttttttttttccagaacgTTTTATCTTAAAATGCATATATCTTTGATATTGTTTCTAATTTTTTACTTTGGTATTGCCAGATAAGTTTGGAGCAGCTATGTCTATTGTCAAGTCTGATATAGGGGGTAATATTACGGTAAGAAATGTGTATTCTTTTGTTTCCTTCACTAATAAGTTAGGATTTTCAGGTTTTCGTTTAATAGGATATCATGATGTTGCTTCTCCAAGTCCCAATTGTCTTCTCTTCTTCCCTATGATATGCTTATTTGGCAATGACTAGTTGGTCCAGCATAGCTTTTGAAATGAAAtttaatgaaaaatatattatttggtaAAATACTTTGTTTGTCTTCTTTCTTTTGCATCGCTTGCATGTATTCACTGGTTTACTTTGCAGAGGCTGGAAACGAAATATAATTCTGATCCATCAAAGTTTGAACACTTGTACAGTATGGTGCAAGTTGAAGTCGAAGCTAAAACAGCAAAAGGTTCTTCCAGCTGTACCAATGGGCTTCTGTGGTTGACGAGGTGAGTTGCTTGGTTCATTTCTGGTAGGGTTTAATCTCGCACTGTGTTATGCATACATGTATAGATCATAATTTGTGCATAAAGATACACGTGCAAAAGAGTGTATAATATGTGGGGTACCAGGCATCCAACTCATTCGTCATGGTGCTGGATTGCAAGTGCTCTTCAAATTTTATTCGGACATTGCTGTGATGATCAGCTTGACCAATTGAAGCTGGCCTTGACTATTATGCATTGTATAGAGGAGAATGCCTCAGCAACAGTTCATGACAGTAAAAGGTCATAGGAAAACTTATAATTCACTTAGTTTGTGAACTAAGAAACAACTCTCACTACCTATACTACAAGGAATATTGATGAGGATGAACATGTTTACCAGCTGTGTCATCCGCAAATGCCTGAATGTTGAGATTTGTGGAGATATGTAGTCCCAGGAACTTCTCCTCAGAGAAACCATATATGAACACAATTTGATATTGGTCGTTCTTCAGTAGTGAATTTAAACACAGTTCATCTTTGAGAACTGAACTTTACATTTTAACTCTGGTAGTGCCTCTATTTTTTTTTCCGTTCATTTTTCATATCATAGAACCTTGAGAGGGTTATATGTGTCTTGTTCAATTTTTATGAAAGACTCTTATCCCTCGTAGGTAAATTGGCAAGCTAAGCATTGACATAAACGTATCCAATACAATAGAGTGTTTTTATGTCTGAATTATGGTTTCTGCTTCTTTTGCATATCTAAACATTATATTGACTGAAAACTGTGAAATTTGGAAAGTTTATCTGTCAGGAAATAAAGTTAAAATAGTTCGACAAATAAACACATTCCATTTAGTGTAATCAGAATACATATGGATATGTCCATAGGACTTGGCTTTTGCAAATCATGCTGAACAAGTCATCATCAATATTGCCTTTTTGTCGAACTTTTCTGAGTTCATAATAATTTCCTTGTTATGGTAAATAACAGCAGGACTTTTATGCATGCACTTGTCTTCCAGAGCAATGGACTATCTGGTGGAGCTATTCCGGAACTTGCTAGATCATCAAGACTGGATCATGTCACAAGTTTGTACTGATTCCTATAACAAGACTTTAAAGAAATGGCATGGATGGCTTGCAAGTTCCAGCTTTACGGTAATGTGTTGTACATGGCATGTATCTTTTAACAACGATTAAGTTTAAAGCAGCTAATCTATTGAATGAGTAGGAATAGGACATACATGGTGTTTCTCTTAGCACTTGTAAGTTTGAAGCATCTTACATGCCAAATATATATGTTTGTTATGCTTGTTGTCTCTTGATCCATCCATCTTTGACATTTACTTAGAGCTCTGAGGGAGAGAGATTCTATGACCGTAGACACATCATACTAGATTAAACTCTTCTCTGAGGGAGAGAGATTATATAACATAATGGCATTGAACTTGTACACCTTATTACTAGTTTTCATTACTGTGTGCTATCAACTTTTGTTTCTCGTTTCTGTTTGGAACCGGATTATCCTTTTCAGAACCTGCAAGCATGCTCTGCTGTttcaactccaaagttttcatgaACAAAAAATAACTAGGACGGAAGCCTTTTGATCATTTTAAAAGTCCCTACTGTCTCTATGACCAGTAAAGTTGGTTGCAGGTTGCTATGAAACTTGCTCCTGATCGGAAGAAATTCATGGAGGTTATTAGTGGATCGGGTGACATCAATGCTGACATGGAGAAATTTTGCACAACCTTTGCCCCTCTTCTAGCAGAGAACCACAAGTTCCTGGTAAGAACCCTACGATCGATAGCCTCAGTTGCTGGTGCTCGAGTAAATGTTCATCGAGGGAGAAACTTGTTTGCTCTAACTGCAGGCGAGCGTGGGTCTAGATGATTTGAAGGCATCTTGATGCAAGGACGTACCCTTCATGACGCCTGCTCTGCTACCAGTTTTATTATTTCCATCAGTATGAAGAAAACAGTAGTGCAAGGAATAAGTCTTCCTTCTAATTTTGTTCTGTTGCCCGTTGAGTCATAATGACAAAAACAATAGCACAAGCAACTAGACGTTGTTATTTTGTTTCTCCTTAATGCATAATATTCTGATATGTTGTTTTTAGTTCTACTTGTCGTTAGCACTGGTTGGGTGGCCTTGCTTACGTGATAGAATGATCTTTCTACATCTCTTGAATACCCACCCCATTTAATTTACCTGGAATTGGTTCAAGCAAGCATGGTCTGGAAGATTACATTTCCAAATCTTCTTTTTTGTCCTCTGAACTTGAAAATTGTAATTTCTTTGCTTGATGGCCATTTTCTTCACCACTATCAACTGAGCTTACCATAACTTGAAAGGTTCTTTACCCCTGGAGCCTGTGACTCGATTCACGTAAGGAAAGTTGGGGTTTGGAGAAAACTCTCATGTGTTCCAAGTATCTTCGCTACATTTTACATTCTCCATTTTGCTTACGGTACTTGCTTGATATGTGAATATCTCTACTCATAACTTTATCATCTCATGATTGTTTTTAAGCCACTTCCAGATGCAAAAGCCAGCCACTGTTACTTGGGGGAAGAACAATGATTGGTGAATGCATGTGAAGATTCAATGAGAAGGGAACCATCAACTGAACCCTACACTAAAACATGTTCCGATTGATGAAATGGTAAATATGATAAAGTAGCATGATCTCATCTATACTATAAAAGGAACCCCACAAGCAGAGGAAGATCCACTGAACTAGACTATATTTTTGTCACTtgatacaaatattttttttcaaaaaaaatgttGAAAAAAGTGATATATCCTTCcttaatcataaaaaaataaaataaaaataaaggaaCAAGAAAAAGTCGTGCAAACAATGGACGCATTATTTTGAGTACGACACAGTTAGAAGTTTGAGTTCATTGGAAGCATTATTTTGAGTTCATTGGTCTGCCAAGAGATGAAGCGTGCATCGCGCGTGTTAGTAAGCCCAATCGGGCCATATCGCTTTCTATATAAAGCGAAGTCTTTCAAAGCCCAAACCGGGTCGGTTGTTTCAGTCAGGGGTGGGGCTCCGTTCCGATTGTTGAGGCTTCTGGCGCGGAAGGCCACCTCTGCCTCGATCCTCAACCTCATCGCTATTGATTTCTGTTGATGCTTCTTTCGATCTGGGTTTTGCTTTTCTTGAATCTTCAAGCCGATTCCTGTTAATGCTTCTTTCGATCTGGGTTTTGCTTATCCTGAATCTTGAAGCCGTGAGAACCTTCCAACCATATCCGATTCTTCTTTCGATGTGGGTTTCGCTTATCTTGAATCTTGAAGCCTAGAGAACCTCCCTACCATACGCGATTTGTATTTGGCCCTTCTTCCCGTCTGGGTTTCGCTTATCTTGAATCTTGAAGCCTAGTTTGTTGGTTGATCTCGTTCGATATGTCTCAGTTCTCGGAAATATGGAGTTGGGAGTTCTGTGGGCGTTAGATCCTGATTTTTCTTTTGCTAGGAACGCAAGTGATAGCTTATGGGTCCTCCGATCACGATTTCAAACATTTTGGAGCGTAGGGTTTCGTTTTGGATCGATCTTCCTCGATTTAGTGGCAACTCGGATTAAGATTTCTATTATTATCAGAATTTTAGGGTCTTCATGTCATTTGCATCTGTTGGTCGTGGCGGACTGTCTGTCGAAAGAACCTCCCAATcatacccttttttttttctagttttaGTTGATCTAGTCCATTATGTGTCGATCCTCGAAATTTAAGAGTTCTGTTGATCTAGTCCATTATGTGTTTTAGTTGATCTAGTCCATTATGTGTCGATCCTCGAAATTTAAGAGTTCTGTTGATGTTACTTCCTGATTACTTTGCTACGAGCGCTGAATGTGAACTTTTGGGTCTTCCGATCACGATTTTAAGCACTTTGGAGATAGGGTTTCGTTTTTGGCCCGATATTCCCCAATTTAGTGGCAACTCGGAAGTAGACCTCTATTATTCCTTAGAAATTTAGGGTCTCATGATCATTTATATCTGTTGGTCGCGGCGGAATATCTTCTTGAGCTTTTTATCTGGTCAATTACTTCTCTTTTCGCTTTGTTTGACATTGTCGCCTGAGTTCTTTTGTTATTCCTTCTCTGTGAGCTTATAATCTTTAGTTCTTGCGGCTGCCAGGGCCATGGGGTGGAACTGAAGGGTTCATTTCGAGGTACGATTATGTCCTAatattatttatgttttttttatgagaGAAAATTGTATCTGGTTCTATTTTAGTTCGGGAAGTTGTTCTCTATGTAAAATGTACTAGATAGCTTGAAATTTCAAAGACAACGCATGGGCTTAGTGGgtgaaaaaagagaagaaaaaaaaaacgctAGAGGCTTAATCAAGATAGTCGGGAAAATGTTGGATCACTGGCAGTAAATGCTAATATTATGGATCTTGGCTAGAAATTGAAACTGacaaagtagaagaagaagaagaagaagaagaagaagtagtagTAGGAGGGGAGAACACTACAATGGGTGATGCTCGAGTATTGATAattcttttacaaaaaaaaaaaaaaaaactttatgaaTTTTGGGTAATTGACCAGAGATTGGAGCAGTGCCGAGTGGATGGCTAAGATATATATTGGCTTCTCATAGTGTTATATGAAAAACATATATTTATTCTTAAATGGTATATCAGATAAGCAAATGATCTCCAAAGCATCCTGAACGTTTTTAAAGTACGTTTTTCTTCATTTCTTACGTCAACTTTTGAATTGTATGCGTCTACATTCTTTGTGTTCTGTCTTTAAGATCTTTGGCACGATTTGGTTCTCGATAAGGAGGCTGCTTTGTATAAAAGGCAAAGCGCATAGTTCTCAATATTGACGTGTATTTCCTTTTTTAACTCTATGCTTTGaacgtttgtttgtttgttttctttttttcagtCACGTCGGACCAAAATATGTGAAATCAGTTTCCAGAAGTCATCATTCTATATATTGGTTTATTTGAAACAATTTTCGGGTAATTGATAATACAATAATTTCTGTATATACGGAAAACAATTATATGGTTGATATGATAATTCTGAGATAAATTGGCAATCGTTGATGCTCTAATAGAAGTAAATGAAGGATGGTGTGTTTACGTTAGGGAGGAAAAATTGCTCAAGGATCTGCACGTCCTACTTCAACCGAACCAAAACGCAACTCAGTAGCAACTCAACCAGCATAGAACagaatcaaatcataaattcCAGAgacattataaaattcatctggaCATAGAACAGAATCAAATCATGTCATTGCTAAAGCAGTCATACTACTGAATGGATATATCAATCAACATAAAACTTTTCATTGGATGATTATAACTACAAACAAAGATTTTTGGGTCAATTTTGAAATAGTACAATTTAACTATAAATAAAACTAGAAAAATGATAGGCAAGTTAAAGCTGtaaaggaaaaataataataatatcaattaataaaaaaaacagTATCAAAAGCATCACTATACCACATGAAACTATTAAATATATAGTATGCAAACAATTAAATACAACTTTGCTGCATAAGTTCAGCATGAAACCAATAGTTTGTTTTAAATTTGACAACATCTAAAAcaatgggaaaaaaaaaacaaattactGCATACGGAGTGAATAACTTCACATGTACCATAGCGTCAAGAACTCTTTCCTTTTGTATTTCCTCAATGTTTTGCATTTTCTTACTGTTCAGCCTAAATCAGTGAATTTTCAAACAATGTTTTCTGGAACAGCAATTATTCTTCAAAATGTTATGCTCTCGACTCTAGATAGATTCAATTATTAAGAACCATGTAAAATTTCATGGTTCTCTCTTACCTCAACTAGGACGATGTTAAACAAAAAACCGATACTTTTAACCTCAGCAAGCAGACCACCACCAAGAAGACCATCTGCGCCGCCCTACATGATGctaataaagttttttttttttctatttcataTGAGGACTTGATGCTAGAAAACTTTAGCATACAAAGATCAGCCAATAAGCGGACAATAAGAAAACAAAACTCATGTGAGTTTCTATGAACTAGCAAAGAGCTAGCATTCATAACTTGTGAGCCATATCCTACTTATTCGACAGCTAGCTTATACACAAACAATTTTGAATAATTAAATTTATACTGTAGGAATATCAGCACAACCATGTTCCAGATCATTCCTTTAGCAAGTAGACAAATTTGTATGCAACCGTTTTTAGCACTCCTGTTGCCACTCCAAGTTATTCCACCTCTACATACAAGTAAACAATGTTAAAAGTAATCACATCATATAACTAAATTCATAAAACACTAAGACAATGATAGCTAACAGTAACAACGCCAAGCCCACCTAGATTATTGGAAGAGCTTTCACAAAGGCTTCATGTCAACTTCATGTCAACTGCTATTCGACGTGTTTACGATCACTactctcaataggcccaattgtccaagcccatgtATGGGCTGgatccaacaattctccccctccaactcatatagtgggctgtaccaagcccgctgttcgcctacatgcttcaagcttttccttaggcaaagactttgtcaacatatctgaaccattatcattggtatttattttttccaattgtaattctttcatctcaagcacatcacgaatccagtgatatctcacatcaatatgcttggatctagaatggcatgttgaattcttagagaggtgaatgacgctctgactatcacagtaaacagtatatacttcatgtttcaagcccaattcctgtagaaactttttcatccataaagtttccttgcaggcttcaataattgctatgtattctgcttctgtggttgatagggcaacacacttctgtaacttagactgccaagagactgctcctcctgcaaatgtcatcaagaatcccgaagtggacttcttggaataagtatcacctgtcatgtctgcatctgtgtagccttctaacacaggtttatcactaccaaaacataaacataacctgaaagtacctcttagatatcttaatatccatttcactgctgcccaatgttcctttccaggatcagagagaaatcggctgacaactccaactgcatgagctatatctggcctagtacaaatcatagtatacatcaaactacctactgcaaatgagtaaggcactttagacatttcttctttttctttctcacttgtaggacattgtttcaaactaagcttgaaatgacctgcaagtggagaacaaactgctttggctttactcatattgaatctttcaagaaccttttcaatgtaagtctcctgagatagccaaatcttccttttcttcctatcacgaagaatcttcataccaagtatttgtttcaccgatacaATGTAAGCTCTCTttgaagctttccaattttttcaatatcatggccaacaatcagcatatcatcaacatatagcagtaaaataataaaatcattatctgaaaatttcttcataaacacacaatgatcagatgtggttctatcatacccttggcgcatcataaatgaatcaaacttcttgtaccactgtctaggtgtctgtttgagtccatataagcttttcctaagcttacataccagattttcttttcccttgactttgaaaccttctggttgctccatgtaaatttcttcttctaagtcaccatgaagaaatgttgttttcacatcaagttgctcaacttctaaattcaagcgggcaaccaaaccaagaacaactcggatagaggacattttcacaaccggagaaaatatttcttcaaagtcaatacctttcttctgactgaatcctttcacaactagtcgtgccttgtatctctgttgtgagctattattttcagtcttcaatttataaacccacttattcttgagagctttcttctctttaggcaactttaccaagtcataggtgtggttctcaagcagggATCTCATCTctacttgcatggctttaacccacttattcttattctcatgtagaatagcttcttggtaagtttctggctctcccccgtcggtaagcataacatactcatgtggaggatatctggtagatggttgtcgctctctagtggatcttctcaatggaatctcaactggtggtggaggtgcctgttcggtTGGTTCCGCATTATCAACTATAGGtgaatcatcactggtattctcaccacaatcttcttgttcatctcccccatgatcatcatgaactacatgtgaaggaattggacccaaactccaaggaatataaatataccattctagatccaagcatattgatgtgagatatcactggattcgtgatgtgcttgagataaaaaaattacaattggaaaaagtacataccaatgataatggttcagatatgttgacaaagtctttgtctaaagagaagcttgaagcatgtaggcgaagagcgggcttggtacaacccaccatatgagctggagggggagaattgttgggtccagcccatatgtgggcttggacaattgggtgggcctattgagcccaaatcagcaaacgaaagaaattaaaaagaggagagagaaggtgagaaaAAGAGGTCAGATTGCagcgtgcagaggaaagaggagagagaaatagagagagaaatattagatttttaagttttctacttgacaatcggtggccaaacgttatcagtttcggcccaaattttatgtggagaatccttgcagctaactctacaatcctaacggtgttgatctacagtttaccctctctaaggtactttcctgtgatatccactttgtgagacctataattctcttttgaggagatccatcctatacgatgatatgctagagccaagatctatgttcttgatgtttttctgatcctttagttattctagagaagacctattgtaaacctgttatcattattattgatagtggaagtttgaggtggactacggtcccgtggtttttcccacgttgggttttccacgttaaaaagatttggtctcactatgtgattggttatttgttctattgtttatgctgttctggttgatatttacatttggatatcaagttggtattttgatgaggaacccattttgatacacaaagagggaaaagaatattccgctttaacaggtttcttcccaacagagACAACGTTAATGATTGCATAGAAATTCATAAACAATTGAAAAACTGAGGAAACCAATGAGATGTACAAATATACAACAACAAGATCGTAACGTCCAAACAAAAACTACCTTTGTTTAGACTCCCATTACTCTGAGCTACATcaccaaacaaaaaaaatgataaattagTTTAATTTTACACCAATAGTTTcaaaaggcgctcgggtgctCACCTAGGCACTCGAACGAGGCAAGGTAAGGCGAGGCCTGAAAGCCTCGTAGAACCCCTAGGCACAGCGCTTCAAAGAAACGCTACTCGAGTGCTCACTTGAGCCCAGGCA is from Musa acuminata AAA Group cultivar baxijiao chromosome BXJ3-8, Cavendish_Baxijiao_AAA, whole genome shotgun sequence and encodes:
- the LOC135644084 gene encoding glycolipid transfer protein 1-like isoform X1 — encoded protein: MGFFRRIYVGSCRLACLRLLSYPFNACIRFKLVESLIPNKISDRERSDGPCSAVSNRSTSLLGLEFDRMILIFGSDRLPLSLVNDPTRLKNRRVEMAGTVFTPSLEGMKHVKSENGVILTKPFLDVCKLILPVLDKFGAAMSIVKSDIGGNITRLETKYNSDPSKFEHLYSMVQVEVEAKTAKGSSSCTNGLLWLTRAMDYLVELFRNLLDHQDWIMSQVCTDSYNKTLKKWHGWLASSSFTVAMKLAPDRKKFMEVISGSGDINADMEKFCTTFAPLLAENHKFLASVGLDDLKAS
- the LOC135644084 gene encoding glycolipid transfer protein 1-like isoform X2 translates to MAGTVFTPSLEGMKHVKSENGVILTKPFLDVCKLILPVLDKFGAAMSIVKSDIGGNITRLETKYNSDPSKFEHLYSMVQVEVEAKTAKGSSSCTNGLLWLTRAMDYLVELFRNLLDHQDWIMSQVCTDSYNKTLKKWHGWLASSSFTVAMKLAPDRKKFMEVISGSGDINADMEKFCTTFAPLLAENHKFLASVGLDDLKAS